A single region of the Myxococcales bacterium genome encodes:
- a CDS encoding glycosyltransferase family 2 protein produces the protein MRELSIIVFAYNEAENIEPVLGELRQWLSAHELDSEIIFVDDGSTDTTREAADRALLGFPYTLYRHDKKQGIGAALKSGVRIAQGRWVTFLPADGQIPPSAIGTLRAAATEHKSDIVLSIYNRRNDGWHRKILSWGVRTLITMLHGVRLKSEGPYLFERTLFDPNSLPSDSFFLNFEFPIRVLQTGRKVAVVTIPCRRRLSGHSKSASTQQAFHVARDLVLMRCRSRQHKPR, from the coding sequence ATGCGGGAACTTAGCATCATTGTCTTTGCGTATAACGAAGCGGAGAACATTGAGCCCGTCCTCGGCGAGCTGCGGCAATGGCTTTCTGCGCATGAGCTCGACTCGGAGATCATATTCGTCGATGACGGCTCAACCGATACGACCCGGGAGGCTGCCGACCGTGCGCTTCTGGGCTTTCCGTACACGCTTTACCGCCATGACAAGAAACAAGGTATCGGCGCGGCACTCAAGAGTGGCGTGCGCATCGCCCAAGGAAGGTGGGTCACATTTCTGCCTGCCGATGGCCAAATTCCGCCCTCGGCAATTGGGACACTCAGAGCGGCTGCCACGGAGCATAAGAGCGACATTGTATTGTCCATCTATAACCGGCGGAATGACGGCTGGCACCGCAAAATCCTTTCGTGGGGCGTGCGGACGCTCATCACCATGCTCCACGGCGTCCGTTTGAAAAGCGAAGGCCCGTATTTGTTCGAGCGCACGCTCTTTGATCCGAATAGCCTGCCGTCTGACTCGTTCTTTTTGAACTTTGAGTTTCCCATCCGGGTGCTTCAGACCGGGCGCAAGGTGGCCGTGGTTACGATTCCCTGCCGACGACGCCTGTCGGGACACTCAAAATCGGCCAGTACACAACAGGCGTTTCACGTGGCCCGAGATCTTGTGCTTATGCGCTGTCGCTCCCGACAGCACAAACCGCGTTGA
- the gcvT gene encoding glycine cleavage system aminomethyltransferase GcvT: MEPPLLRTPLFKEHQALGARLVPFAGYEMPVQYAGIVAEHHAVRQRAGIFDVSHMGELSVVGQEAVNFLDSVVTGDVQALEERKALYTLLCNEQGGIIDDLILYRHDRDALFVVCNASNRATVAPYLAEQAARWDCRFADVSQDWALLALQGPQALPVLLDAGFPGASSALSPFGHMHMGAGYSSIWIARTGYTGEDGVEIFCPAKDVVKLWQQLLLTGRARGLCPCGLGARDTLRLEARLCLHGQDINAQTHPFEAGLGWTVKLGKGDFVGRRALLAAKELPPTRKLVGFEMSGRGIARHGHPIIDGAGQPIGQVTSGSPSPTLGKNIGLGYVPIGLAAPGTSLLIDIRGKAVEANVVKTPFYRRKANNA; this comes from the coding sequence ATGGAACCCCCTCTTTTGCGCACACCTCTCTTTAAGGAGCATCAAGCACTTGGAGCGCGGCTCGTCCCCTTTGCTGGTTACGAAATGCCCGTCCAGTATGCCGGTATCGTCGCGGAGCATCATGCAGTCCGCCAACGCGCAGGCATCTTTGATGTCTCTCACATGGGTGAGCTTAGCGTGGTGGGCCAAGAAGCCGTGAATTTCCTTGACTCCGTTGTCACGGGCGACGTGCAAGCGCTTGAGGAAAGAAAGGCGCTCTACACGCTTCTGTGTAACGAACAAGGCGGGATTATCGATGACCTCATCCTGTATCGCCACGACCGCGACGCGCTCTTTGTAGTATGCAACGCGTCCAATCGTGCCACCGTTGCGCCATATCTCGCAGAGCAGGCCGCGCGCTGGGACTGTCGTTTTGCAGACGTGAGCCAGGACTGGGCGCTCCTTGCCCTACAAGGTCCCCAAGCTTTGCCGGTGCTTCTAGATGCGGGTTTTCCCGGCGCCTCCTCCGCGCTTTCGCCGTTTGGGCACATGCACATGGGTGCGGGCTACTCCTCCATATGGATTGCGCGAACGGGATATACGGGCGAAGATGGCGTCGAAATCTTTTGTCCGGCCAAAGACGTGGTGAAGCTGTGGCAGCAGCTACTCCTTACCGGACGCGCGAGGGGGCTTTGCCCGTGTGGATTGGGCGCGCGCGACACCTTGCGGCTTGAAGCACGGTTATGTCTCCATGGCCAAGACATTAATGCACAAACCCATCCCTTTGAGGCCGGGCTTGGATGGACGGTAAAGCTCGGGAAAGGCGACTTTGTCGGACGGCGCGCGCTCCTCGCCGCCAAAGAGCTGCCGCCCACGCGCAAATTGGTAGGGTTTGAAATGTCGGGTCGCGGCATCGCCCGGCATGGGCATCCGATTATTGATGGGGCGGGCCAACCCATCGGACAGGTCACGAGCGGATCACCTTCACCTACGCTAGGCAAAAACATAGGTTTGGGCTATGTGCCGATTGGATTGGCAGCGCCTGGCACGTCATTGTTGATTGATATTCGCGGAAAAGCTGTGGAGGCTAACGTAGTGAAGACGCCGTTTTATCGAAGGAAGGCCAATAACGCATGA
- the mutL gene encoding DNA mismatch repair endonuclease MutL — translation MSRAQIRILPPALVHQIAAGEVVGRPSSVVKELVENAMDAGATRIEVDIGAGGLSAIRVHDNGSGMSEDDVVLCVHPHATSKIQTFDDLDALGTFGFRGEALASIAAVSRLSLKSRTPHDPGGTAVVMEGSQTQSVQSVGCAVGTTVEVRDLFFNVPARLKFLKSSATESAHIAATCLDAALANPRTRFILKKDGKAWRDYLPASDFSDRTLAALGDDSLRSFSGSLNGVHIQAMLSAPERARTSALGLHLFVNQRPVRDRSLAYTVAHAYGSVLPQGRYPTGAVFLTLSPNEVDVNVHPQKSEVRFVHQRDVLETVRQLLSRRLGQSNLSAGREPVWANHQPPSASSVSFASSNTYAEVAYASKEPLKLAALEGHYAPSSSAVSDLHGFMSLRFLAQVRGLLLVCEGPDALYVLDQHAVDERIRFYHLHESYHSHSIKTQRLLFPERLECSPEDVEYATSHETELTRLGLECTVLGGETLVVHTIPALAQRTPPRRLLRDALDELRCQGQRSFGDTIDTVLATMACHAAIRAGDHLSREECEALLVSLDNVQAFNLHCPHGRPVVDKILFADIEHRLGR, via the coding sequence GTGTCTAGAGCACAAATTCGAATTTTGCCGCCCGCCTTGGTTCACCAAATCGCAGCCGGAGAAGTGGTCGGGCGCCCTTCGAGTGTCGTTAAGGAACTTGTGGAAAACGCCATGGATGCGGGGGCCACTCGCATCGAAGTCGACATTGGCGCAGGAGGATTGTCGGCAATTCGGGTCCATGACAACGGTTCAGGGATGAGTGAGGATGATGTGGTCTTATGTGTGCACCCTCATGCGACGAGCAAAATCCAAACCTTTGATGATCTCGACGCGCTCGGTACTTTTGGGTTCCGCGGCGAGGCATTGGCTTCGATTGCGGCAGTATCCCGTCTTTCGCTAAAAAGCCGTACCCCGCATGATCCCGGCGGCACGGCCGTTGTCATGGAAGGTTCGCAAACCCAATCAGTGCAGAGCGTTGGTTGTGCCGTAGGCACGACCGTTGAAGTGCGAGATTTGTTTTTCAATGTTCCGGCAAGGCTAAAATTCCTAAAGTCCAGCGCCACAGAGTCGGCCCACATTGCCGCGACGTGCCTGGATGCCGCCTTAGCGAACCCGCGCACCCGCTTTATCCTTAAGAAAGATGGCAAAGCATGGCGAGACTATCTTCCAGCTAGCGATTTCTCAGATCGCACCCTTGCCGCCCTGGGCGATGACTCGTTGCGTTCTTTTTCTGGCAGCCTGAATGGCGTGCACATTCAGGCAATGCTTTCGGCACCCGAACGCGCACGGACGAGCGCGCTCGGTCTGCATCTCTTCGTGAACCAGCGCCCCGTGCGTGATCGATCCCTGGCCTATACTGTCGCGCACGCCTACGGGAGCGTGCTCCCCCAGGGACGCTATCCTACCGGCGCGGTTTTTCTGACCCTTTCGCCCAATGAGGTGGACGTGAACGTGCATCCACAGAAATCCGAAGTTCGTTTTGTGCACCAACGAGACGTACTCGAAACTGTCCGTCAATTGCTCTCTCGGCGCCTCGGACAATCTAATCTCAGCGCGGGCAGAGAGCCTGTCTGGGCCAATCACCAGCCTCCGAGCGCATCCAGTGTGTCCTTTGCTTCCTCCAACACATACGCGGAAGTCGCCTATGCTTCAAAGGAACCGCTAAAGCTTGCCGCCTTAGAGGGGCACTATGCGCCTAGTAGCTCAGCTGTGTCCGACCTTCATGGGTTTATGTCCTTGCGATTTCTCGCTCAGGTGCGCGGACTGCTACTTGTATGTGAAGGCCCCGATGCCTTGTACGTACTCGACCAACATGCGGTCGACGAGCGGATTCGCTTTTATCATTTACACGAAAGCTACCATAGCCACTCAATCAAGACCCAGCGTCTGCTGTTTCCAGAACGCTTGGAGTGTTCTCCAGAAGATGTCGAGTATGCGACCTCACATGAGACGGAACTCACACGACTGGGTTTAGAGTGTACTGTTTTGGGAGGCGAGACGCTCGTGGTTCACACCATACCGGCTCTGGCTCAGCGGACACCGCCGCGTCGGTTGCTGAGGGATGCTCTCGATGAGCTGAGGTGCCAAGGTCAGCGAAGCTTCGGCGACACGATTGACACCGTGCTTGCGACGATGGCGTGCCATGCCGCCATCCGCGCAGGCGACCATTTAAGCCGCGAAGAATGTGAGGCGCTCTTGGTGAGTCTCGATAATGTTCAAGCATTTAATCTTCATTGTCCGCACGGTAGGCCCGTGGTCGACAAGATCTTGTTTGCCGACATCGAACATCGATTGGGGCGCTGA
- a CDS encoding sigma 54-dependent Fis family transcriptional regulator, with product MPHTRRRRDLSDTLRLYCDGELVREFPLGSLPLEIGRAPGCDIMLHDVDIAERQLLVQRRSGTVVAYDLQKKSDKIHLPIDQPLRLNQRYQLIRAVEHHHHTVADGHPETEVLVAAKECLPTLALMIGRSNEARRIPIKDQPLHIGADLGNDVVLYDRAVSRIHCRLEPTPCALRVKDLGSKNGTFINGVRVLHAELVPGSWLRVGNTDLQVQSRRAGMEHGLVAASAEMQHVMGEVARFAALSWPVLICGPSGVGKEAVTRALHSQSARSQRALVAINAGGLPRNLLESELFGHERGAFTGASEMHRGAFERAQGGTLFLDEIGELPLDAQTRLLRVVEAGEVQRVGAESVIPLDVRLVCATHRDLGRMVSEGTFREDLYYRLARLVIAIPPLNVRPLDIEPLSAHFLVSMQDEIGPRTLSREALDQLTAHGWPGNVRELRNVLALAAVSTGSTVIHRTAIAHAVERLHGVVPALASQQGLHDIVARYRGNLSAAARSLGIPRSTLRDRLGMRAQPK from the coding sequence ATGCCCCACACGAGACGGAGACGCGATCTGAGCGACACGCTCCGTCTTTACTGCGACGGAGAGCTTGTTCGCGAGTTTCCGTTGGGCTCATTACCCTTGGAGATCGGTAGAGCACCGGGATGCGACATCATGCTCCACGACGTCGACATTGCAGAAAGGCAGCTGCTCGTGCAGCGGCGCTCAGGAACAGTCGTGGCCTATGATCTCCAGAAGAAAAGCGATAAAATCCATTTGCCCATCGATCAGCCATTGAGGCTGAACCAACGTTACCAGCTCATTCGCGCGGTAGAGCACCACCACCATACTGTGGCTGACGGCCACCCGGAAACGGAGGTTCTCGTCGCCGCGAAAGAATGTTTGCCCACATTGGCGTTGATGATCGGACGGAGCAACGAAGCGCGCCGCATCCCTATCAAGGACCAGCCGCTCCACATAGGCGCCGATTTGGGCAACGACGTTGTTCTGTATGACAGGGCCGTCAGCCGTATTCACTGCCGGCTTGAGCCCACGCCTTGCGCCCTTAGAGTGAAGGACCTCGGCAGCAAGAATGGCACCTTCATCAATGGGGTCAGGGTGCTTCACGCAGAACTCGTTCCAGGATCGTGGCTACGCGTGGGGAACACGGATCTTCAGGTCCAAAGCAGGCGTGCTGGCATGGAACACGGCCTAGTTGCGGCCTCCGCTGAAATGCAGCACGTGATGGGAGAGGTGGCGCGGTTTGCAGCCCTGTCATGGCCCGTGCTCATTTGTGGTCCGAGCGGCGTGGGCAAAGAAGCCGTGACGCGAGCATTGCATTCCCAAAGCGCGCGAAGTCAGCGAGCGCTCGTAGCCATCAACGCTGGAGGCCTGCCACGGAATCTCTTAGAGAGCGAGCTTTTTGGTCACGAACGCGGCGCCTTTACAGGGGCGAGCGAGATGCACAGAGGCGCTTTTGAGCGCGCGCAAGGCGGGACCCTGTTTCTCGACGAAATTGGCGAGCTTCCTCTCGATGCGCAGACACGCCTGTTGCGTGTGGTGGAGGCCGGGGAAGTACAGCGCGTAGGTGCCGAAAGCGTGATCCCGCTCGATGTGCGTTTGGTGTGCGCGACCCATCGCGATCTCGGTCGCATGGTGTCCGAGGGCACATTCAGAGAGGACCTCTACTATCGTTTGGCGCGACTGGTGATTGCAATACCGCCCCTCAATGTGCGTCCTCTCGACATCGAACCGCTGAGCGCTCACTTCTTGGTCAGCATGCAAGACGAAATTGGCCCCCGTACGCTGAGTCGAGAGGCGTTGGATCAGCTCACAGCGCATGGTTGGCCAGGCAACGTGCGAGAGTTACGGAATGTGCTCGCGTTAGCTGCTGTTTCGACCGGCTCTACCGTCATCCACCGTACGGCGATCGCTCACGCCGTGGAGCGTTTGCACGGGGTGGTGCCGGCTCTGGCCAGTCAGCAGGGATTGCATGATATTGTAGCTCGATATCGTGGCAACCTCTCCGCGGCAGCGCGATCTTTGGGTATTCCCCGCTCGACATTGCGAGATCGGTTAGGCATGCGAGCGCAGCCAAAATGA
- a CDS encoding DUF2723 domain-containing protein: MQRYLNTRSWRALWMSAAGMLGVWHAASGPHLYDAGELTASAWLLGASHPPGQPLHALLAHFFSWLPLGPIPWRIALLSVGTELLAAWYVIQIVRTLQSGATATAPPLASSSRASTLLADLVHRVAPDAAAMGFLLSGVVLRQALRVEVYGIAVALSLYGTQHAIRWMYGARQRDLCHAVFAGALCTTAHLPHAIAPAAMLLCAIFVVPPRRWVTVTGICTAAVAAALGLAFWSWLPLRALAGAPMWGHAQTWQGFWEYVSARAYQRNLGVQGHTWLSQVLDAFGFSIASAGILPVVGMGLWALLAARGRAPFRYAHVAVMVGTFLAIVAGCIQPLEPSNPDNVAYFAPAVALFLALGTSGFACWSHSQQNQVLAAAALLLTALNIPALFRVPEILDAELPALETYSGLLSEAPPPKALVIVETDFTGGALMMAQAVDGARPDIALFVSGLATSSWHWHTLRSHSFFDGTPRRGQGRDARMAYNDGIVRFAYGHVPVVSEAHWPTRGQGLILGPYVYLPVDRHIQESDLRRTMAERWSEAFGRDVLTSPLGDHGAAMAVLRYYEVTRAKRLVFRDRTAEALEALRFALGRLPREQLRLLSGATVQRTLMPPPAVREPGAFLISKEDAVREAATLLWSMGAADHARELLRFQLKRGDMRSVLQLAWLEVAEGNLESARRTYQAFVTVAPELSQEAQPLERHLR, from the coding sequence ATGCAGCGCTATCTTAACACCCGTTCCTGGCGCGCGTTGTGGATGAGCGCAGCAGGCATGCTGGGAGTTTGGCATGCCGCAAGTGGTCCTCATCTTTATGATGCTGGTGAGTTGACCGCCTCGGCATGGCTGCTTGGCGCATCGCATCCTCCCGGGCAGCCCCTGCATGCCCTCTTGGCCCACTTCTTTTCCTGGCTGCCCCTGGGACCGATCCCGTGGCGTATCGCGTTGCTAAGCGTGGGCACTGAGCTTCTGGCGGCGTGGTACGTCATTCAGATTGTCCGGACACTTCAGTCAGGCGCGACCGCGACGGCGCCACCCCTTGCCTCTTCAAGCCGCGCAAGCACACTGTTAGCTGATCTCGTTCATCGCGTAGCTCCGGATGCCGCGGCGATGGGCTTCCTGCTGAGCGGGGTGGTTTTACGGCAGGCGTTGCGCGTGGAGGTCTACGGCATCGCTGTCGCACTGAGTTTGTACGGCACCCAACACGCCATTCGCTGGATGTACGGCGCGCGTCAACGCGATCTGTGTCATGCGGTGTTTGCCGGCGCGTTGTGTACGACCGCTCATCTCCCCCACGCGATTGCCCCTGCCGCCATGCTTCTTTGCGCTATTTTTGTCGTCCCGCCCAGGCGATGGGTGACCGTGACGGGGATTTGCACCGCCGCGGTGGCCGCTGCCCTAGGATTGGCTTTCTGGAGCTGGCTGCCTCTTCGCGCTCTAGCCGGCGCACCCATGTGGGGGCACGCGCAGACATGGCAAGGGTTCTGGGAGTACGTGAGCGCGCGCGCGTATCAGCGCAACTTGGGGGTGCAGGGGCACACATGGCTCAGTCAGGTGCTCGATGCCTTTGGATTTAGCATCGCCTCAGCGGGCATCCTGCCAGTGGTGGGTATGGGGCTTTGGGCTCTCCTTGCCGCCCGAGGAAGAGCACCGTTTCGCTATGCACATGTCGCGGTGATGGTTGGAACATTTCTGGCCATTGTCGCCGGTTGCATCCAACCGCTCGAGCCGAGTAATCCCGACAACGTTGCCTATTTCGCACCGGCTGTGGCCCTCTTTCTCGCGCTTGGCACTTCGGGCTTTGCTTGTTGGTCACATAGCCAACAGAACCAAGTTCTTGCGGCCGCCGCTCTTTTGCTGACGGCGCTTAACATTCCCGCGCTGTTTCGCGTGCCCGAGATCCTGGATGCCGAACTCCCGGCGCTTGAAACGTACTCAGGGTTACTGAGCGAGGCCCCTCCCCCCAAAGCGTTGGTGATCGTCGAAACAGACTTCACAGGCGGCGCGCTGATGATGGCCCAGGCCGTCGATGGAGCACGCCCCGACATTGCCCTCTTTGTCAGTGGCTTGGCCACGTCCTCATGGCACTGGCATACGCTTCGCTCCCATTCATTCTTCGATGGCACGCCACGCCGGGGACAGGGCCGTGATGCCAGAATGGCCTATAACGACGGCATCGTGAGATTCGCTTATGGGCATGTACCGGTGGTGTCCGAGGCCCACTGGCCCACGCGGGGTCAGGGCCTGATCCTGGGTCCTTACGTGTATTTGCCGGTGGACCGCCACATCCAGGAGTCCGACCTTCGCCGCACGATGGCCGAACGCTGGAGCGAGGCATTTGGACGTGACGTCCTCACCTCGCCCCTGGGCGATCATGGCGCAGCAATGGCCGTGCTAAGGTATTACGAAGTGACACGCGCCAAGCGGTTGGTTTTCCGCGATCGCACCGCTGAGGCACTTGAGGCCCTGCGTTTTGCATTGGGCCGCTTACCCCGCGAGCAGCTCCGTTTGCTTTCCGGCGCGACGGTCCAAAGGACCCTCATGCCGCCCCCTGCGGTGCGTGAGCCCGGTGCGTTTTTAATATCGAAAGAAGACGCGGTACGCGAAGCCGCGACGCTACTTTGGTCGATGGGCGCAGCGGACCACGCAAGGGAACTTTTACGCTTTCAGCTCAAGCGAGGCGATATGCGCTCAGTCTTGCAGCTCGCCTGGCTTGAAGTCGCCGAGGGCAATCTCGAGAGCGCCCGCCGCACGTACCAGGCATTTGTGACAGTCGCGCCCGAGCTTTCACAAGAAGCGCAACCTTTGGAGCGTCACCTGAGATGA
- the miaA gene encoding tRNA (adenosine(37)-N6)-dimethylallyltransferase MiaA → MSLRAIPLLVIAGPTSTGKTTVAIDLARRYGGELVGADSIQVYRGFDVGSAKPRPEDLDGIVHHLIDVATPNNPLDAVEYATLADAAIADIHRRGKLPIVVGGTGLWLRALLRGLIETPKVDPAIRSLLEQQAVVEGRSGLYARLQKVDPLAAERIHPNDCVRIVRALEVYEQTGVPLGQLREMHAKGAPRYRSFNVVLDLDRPTLHARIAQRTEAMLAGGWVDECRQIVRCYGPDTRPLGSVGYRQLLDHILRGEPLETTTRRIRKATLVYTRRQRTWFRGEPGFTWWATPAELSEGAGCRKIDAYLDHRGML, encoded by the coding sequence ATGTCCCTGCGCGCTATTCCGCTTTTAGTGATTGCCGGTCCCACCTCCACGGGAAAAACCACAGTTGCAATCGATCTTGCGCGGCGCTATGGCGGGGAGCTCGTCGGAGCGGACTCCATACAGGTGTACAGGGGTTTTGACGTGGGATCCGCCAAGCCCCGCCCCGAGGATCTTGATGGCATTGTGCATCACTTAATCGACGTAGCCACACCCAACAACCCTTTGGATGCTGTAGAGTACGCCACCCTGGCCGATGCCGCGATCGCCGACATTCATCGGCGCGGCAAGCTGCCGATTGTGGTGGGCGGAACTGGGTTGTGGTTACGTGCCCTATTACGGGGACTCATCGAAACCCCTAAAGTCGATCCCGCCATACGCTCGCTCCTTGAGCAACAAGCAGTCGTCGAAGGTCGTTCCGGACTCTATGCACGCCTCCAAAAGGTGGATCCGTTGGCCGCCGAGCGCATTCATCCAAATGATTGTGTTCGTATCGTCCGCGCCCTTGAGGTGTATGAACAAACCGGTGTGCCTCTCGGGCAGCTTCGCGAAATGCATGCCAAGGGAGCGCCCCGCTATCGCTCTTTTAACGTGGTGTTGGACTTGGACCGGCCCACGCTTCATGCGCGCATTGCCCAACGCACAGAGGCCATGCTTGCAGGCGGCTGGGTGGATGAATGCAGGCAGATTGTGCGATGTTACGGACCGGACACACGGCCTTTGGGCAGCGTGGGGTACCGGCAATTGCTGGATCATATCCTTCGCGGCGAACCGCTCGAGACAACGACGCGGCGTATCCGTAAGGCGACACTCGTCTACACCAGGCGGCAGCGCACGTGGTTTCGGGGTGAACCAGGCTTCACGTGGTGGGCCACGCCGGCGGAGCTTAGCGAAGGCGCCGGTTGTCGGAAAATCGACGCATACCTCGATCATCGCGGTATGCTCTAG
- a CDS encoding serine/threonine protein kinase, producing the protein MLESSAARSSRSCPHCKTVYPGGEMFCPLDGTRLLSPSMGISSPATAVDPLIGTVVSARYKILHRIGEGGMGIVYEAEHVVIEKRVALKVLRDDFSRRPELVERFRQEARSASRIGHDNIVDISDFGETPSGANYFVMEMLHGEDLAMVLQREGSLDPEFAAHVVLQCCKGLGAAHAKGIVHRDMKPENIFLIERDGRKDFVKLVDFGIAKMSDVETPGAPGRKLTKTGMIFGTPEYMSPEQAAGKALDHRVDIYAMGIILYELLTGRVPFVGDTFMGILTQHMFEEPPTLHAANPRVQISPILEDVVIKALAKGPAQRFQTMHEMAVAIQTAMGMDMAITESSGRYSYGGPGTGSSHSRGRISRITSGHHALADTTYMPRARASLKGWRLAIGALALLVLGGLGWMLGTTSVKAPEKRSFAQEIPAAPSAAETKADPKAIKKVPVVEIKQPEPLVAAKTVTLHVTTQPPGAELVVEGRGMVCTTTPCTFETARGEMLTMHATRDNSVASHKLTPNENSFVAMQLRNLSRRSVAHGRRDRHKVEENDKGSSPKPALEPVVPPPRSSGDLKIPDIFR; encoded by the coding sequence ATGCTTGAAAGCTCCGCCGCTCGAAGCTCACGAAGCTGTCCCCACTGCAAGACGGTCTATCCCGGAGGCGAGATGTTTTGCCCGCTCGACGGGACGCGGCTCTTGTCTCCCTCTATGGGAATCTCTAGCCCGGCCACGGCGGTGGATCCCCTGATAGGGACTGTAGTTTCTGCGCGCTACAAGATTCTTCACCGCATCGGCGAAGGCGGAATGGGCATCGTCTATGAAGCGGAGCACGTCGTGATTGAGAAGCGGGTTGCGCTCAAGGTGCTGCGCGATGATTTTTCACGACGTCCGGAATTGGTGGAACGCTTTAGGCAAGAAGCCCGAAGCGCTTCACGAATTGGGCACGATAACATTGTGGATATCTCCGATTTTGGCGAAACGCCGTCGGGGGCCAATTACTTCGTTATGGAGATGTTGCATGGCGAGGATCTAGCCATGGTTCTTCAAAGAGAGGGATCGCTCGATCCCGAGTTTGCAGCGCACGTTGTTCTTCAGTGTTGCAAAGGCCTTGGGGCGGCACATGCAAAAGGTATCGTGCATCGCGACATGAAACCGGAGAACATTTTTCTGATCGAACGCGATGGACGCAAAGACTTTGTGAAATTGGTGGATTTCGGTATCGCGAAAATGAGCGACGTGGAAACGCCCGGCGCACCGGGGCGTAAGCTAACGAAAACGGGCATGATCTTTGGCACGCCGGAATATATGTCGCCCGAACAGGCCGCGGGAAAAGCGCTCGATCATCGGGTTGATATCTACGCGATGGGCATCATCCTGTACGAACTTCTCACGGGGCGGGTGCCATTCGTTGGGGATACTTTCATGGGCATTCTAACCCAGCACATGTTCGAGGAACCGCCCACACTGCATGCCGCTAATCCTCGCGTGCAGATATCGCCCATACTAGAAGATGTGGTGATCAAAGCGCTCGCCAAGGGCCCCGCCCAACGATTTCAGACTATGCATGAGATGGCTGTGGCCATACAGACCGCGATGGGGATGGATATGGCAATAACGGAATCGAGCGGTAGATATTCTTACGGCGGCCCAGGCACAGGCAGCAGCCATTCCCGTGGACGTATCTCGCGCATCACCTCTGGCCATCACGCCCTGGCAGACACGACGTATATGCCTCGGGCACGCGCATCGTTAAAGGGATGGCGGTTGGCGATAGGAGCTTTGGCTTTGCTTGTATTGGGCGGTCTCGGATGGATGCTCGGCACGACAAGCGTCAAAGCACCCGAAAAGCGCAGCTTCGCCCAAGAAATCCCCGCAGCACCGAGTGCAGCGGAAACCAAAGCAGACCCGAAAGCCATCAAAAAAGTTCCTGTTGTGGAGATCAAGCAACCCGAGCCACTCGTGGCGGCAAAAACTGTGACTCTGCACGTAACGACTCAGCCGCCAGGAGCCGAGCTTGTCGTCGAGGGACGCGGTATGGTCTGCACAACTACGCCCTGTACTTTTGAAACCGCCCGGGGAGAAATGCTTACCATGCATGCGACGCGTGACAACTCCGTCGCAAGCCACAAGCTGACGCCCAATGAAAATTCTTTTGTTGCCATGCAACTTCGGAACCTCTCGCGCAGGTCAGTGGCTCATGGACGACGCGATCGCCACAAGGTCGAGGAGAACGATAAGGGATCTTCGCCGAAGCCGGCTTTAGAGCCCGTGGTTCCGCCCCCACGAAGCAGTGGGGATTTAAAGATTCCGGACATCTTTCGATAG
- a CDS encoding acyltransferase: protein MGPNCVIEPGALIFHPERIFLGEGVYVGHGSILKGYHNSDLRIGDHSWIGQQCFFHSAGGLTIGMHVGIGPAVKIITSAHTENGRATPILLSPLAFAAVHIEDDADIGTAAVILPGVCIGKGAQIGAGSVVSRDIPAYAVAAGVPARVLRMRPE, encoded by the coding sequence ATGGGTCCGAATTGCGTTATTGAGCCAGGCGCGCTGATATTTCACCCTGAACGTATTTTTTTGGGTGAGGGCGTCTATGTTGGGCATGGCAGCATCCTTAAAGGCTACCACAACAGTGATTTACGCATCGGGGATCACAGCTGGATTGGGCAGCAATGCTTCTTTCACAGCGCAGGAGGACTCACCATTGGCATGCATGTGGGGATCGGGCCTGCGGTCAAGATCATCACGTCAGCGCACACCGAAAACGGGCGCGCTACTCCGATCCTGCTTTCGCCCTTGGCGTTTGCTGCGGTGCACATCGAGGATGACGCCGATATTGGAACCGCTGCCGTGATTCTCCCTGGGGTCTGCATCGGAAAAGGGGCACAAATCGGCGCCGGTTCCGTCGTCAGCCGCGATATCCCAGCATACGCCGTCGCTGCCGGCGTGCCTGCACGCGTATTGCGCATGAGGCCAGAGTAA